A part of Acidobacteriota bacterium genomic DNA contains:
- the fliS gene encoding flagellar export chaperone FliS: MNGTAREHMESRLRTATPLEMVVIVYEGIIHFLVEGRIAMQAFQVEKKTNALNRASRFMAELQFCLNLEKGGEVALHLAGLYDYCQKRLMEANLRNSVEIVDEVLALVRNLLDAWSRLSRAGNAAPGALPPDPPAAEKRY, translated from the coding sequence ATGAACGGCACCGCTCGCGAACACATGGAAAGCAGGCTCCGGACCGCCACGCCGCTCGAGATGGTGGTCATCGTCTACGAAGGGATCATCCACTTCCTGGTGGAAGGCCGCATCGCCATGCAGGCCTTCCAGGTCGAGAAGAAGACCAACGCGCTGAACCGGGCGAGCCGGTTCATGGCCGAACTCCAGTTCTGCCTCAACCTGGAGAAGGGGGGGGAGGTCGCCCTGCACCTCGCGGGGCTCTACGACTACTGCCAGAAGCGCTTGATGGAGGCCAACCTCCGGAATTCCGTCGAGATCGTGGACGAGGTCCTCGCGCTGGTCCGGAACCTCCTCGACGCCTGGTCCCGCCTCTCCCGCGCCGGCAACGCCGCCCCCGGCGCCCTTCCCCCGGACCCGCCGGCCGCGGAAAAGCGCTATTAG
- a CDS encoding ABC transporter permease, with protein sequence MDALNLLDGLAAATAQAVPVALAAVGETVGERAGVVNLSLNGTVILSAFTAFAAARATGSLAAGFLAGALVGAASGALAAWLGDFLRRSPLAAGCVLTFLFKDVAYFVGAPLLGQTGPQVPGWPVPGLCELPVVGPLLFSHDLATYAGYGLILLVSGWLLHTRPGLAVRCVGENPRAAHARGIGVRRVRLLAALAGGALAGLAGPVYALSLKPGWKGPLSGLDGIGWIALALTVFGGWHPVRALAGAWVFAFVQWLGIALQPSLSGFPSQVFSVIPFPLMIGMMVLVNLAGSEALLRFSRRLPGPARRLCRRLGRLTHWQPPAGLGRSFRPE encoded by the coding sequence ATGGACGCCCTGAACCTGCTCGACGGGCTGGCGGCAGCCACGGCCCAGGCCGTCCCGGTGGCGCTCGCCGCCGTCGGGGAAACGGTCGGCGAGCGGGCCGGGGTGGTGAACCTCTCCCTGAACGGGACCGTGATCCTCTCGGCGTTCACCGCCTTCGCCGCGGCCCGGGCCACCGGCAGCCTCGCCGCCGGATTCCTGGCCGGGGCGCTGGTGGGGGCCGCCTCGGGCGCGCTGGCCGCGTGGCTCGGGGATTTCCTCCGCCGGTCCCCGCTGGCGGCCGGCTGCGTGCTCACCTTCCTCTTCAAGGACGTCGCCTACTTCGTCGGGGCGCCCCTGCTGGGCCAGACCGGGCCGCAGGTGCCGGGGTGGCCCGTGCCGGGGCTGTGCGAGCTCCCCGTGGTCGGCCCCCTCCTCTTCAGCCACGACCTGGCGACCTACGCCGGGTACGGGCTGATCCTCCTGGTTTCAGGCTGGCTGCTCCACACCCGGCCCGGCCTGGCGGTCCGCTGTGTCGGCGAAAACCCGCGGGCGGCCCACGCGCGGGGGATCGGCGTCCGCCGGGTCCGCCTGCTCGCGGCCCTGGCGGGCGGGGCCCTGGCCGGCCTGGCGGGCCCCGTTTACGCCCTCTCCCTCAAGCCCGGCTGGAAGGGCCCCCTCTCCGGGCTCGACGGCATCGGCTGGATCGCCCTGGCGCTGACGGTCTTCGGGGGCTGGCACCCCGTCCGCGCCCTGGCCGGGGCCTGGGTGTTCGCCTTCGTGCAGTGGCTGGGGATCGCCCTGCAGCCCTCCCTGTCCGGTTTCCCCTCCCAGGTGTTCTCCGTGATCCCCTTCCCGCTCATGATCGGCATGATGGTGCTGGTGAACCTCGCGGGTTCGGAGGCCCTCCTCCGGTTTTCCCGGCGCCTCCCGGGGCCCGCCCGCCGCCTCTGCCGCCGCCTCGGGCGACTCACGCACTGGCAGCCCCCCGCCGGCCTGGGGCGATCCTTCCGGCCGGAGTAG
- a CDS encoding 1-acyl-sn-glycerol-3-phosphate acyltransferase yields MSLRKYWAIPAIALMTVVMSTLAVLSTLLSGKGRLQHGCARLWARFILRVSGVRWRAEGLGRLPADRPCILMSNHQSNMDIPILLTALPIPFRFLAKESLFRIPFLGWYLRRCRHIPIHREDPRKAVRSLRDAAEKIRGGVSVLVFPEGTRSEDGHLQEFKKGGFLLGTFSGALLVPVAIAGSRQVLPKGSSDLRSGKVSLAVGEPLDAAGASSRDADRLMDEMRRRIEETFRRASGAPDAR; encoded by the coding sequence ATGAGCCTTCGCAAATACTGGGCGATCCCCGCCATCGCCCTCATGACCGTCGTCATGTCCACCCTGGCCGTGCTCTCGACCCTCCTCTCCGGAAAAGGGAGGCTCCAGCACGGCTGCGCGCGGTTGTGGGCCCGTTTCATCCTGCGGGTCTCCGGGGTCCGGTGGCGGGCGGAGGGGCTCGGGAGGCTCCCGGCGGACCGCCCCTGCATCCTCATGAGCAACCACCAGAGCAACATGGACATCCCCATCCTGCTCACCGCGCTCCCGATCCCGTTCCGCTTCCTCGCCAAGGAGTCCCTCTTCCGGATCCCCTTCCTGGGGTGGTACCTCCGCCGTTGCCGCCACATCCCCATCCACCGCGAGGACCCCCGGAAGGCCGTCCGCAGCCTGCGGGACGCCGCCGAGAAAATCCGGGGCGGGGTCTCGGTGCTGGTGTTCCCCGAGGGGACCCGCAGCGAGGACGGTCACCTGCAGGAGTTCAAGAAGGGCGGCTTCCTCCTGGGGACCTTCTCGGGCGCCCTCCTCGTGCCCGTCGCCATCGCCGGGAGCCGGCAGGTCCTCCCCAAGGGGTCCTCCGACCTGCGGTCCGGGAAGGTCTCCCTCGCCGTGGGCGAGCCCCTCGACGCGGCGGGGGCGTCCTCCCGGGACGCCGACCGGCTGATGGACGAGATGCGCCGGCGCATCGAGGAGACCTTCCGACGGGCTTCGGGGGCACCCGATGCCCGCTGA
- a CDS encoding ABC transporter permease has protein sequence MSEATPNPLPALPRKAAAALLTGGVTAACALGLAALLLFLEGVDPSEVFLEILDGAFGSFTGLCLTLHAWVAVLIAVGGLLIAFAGRLWNIGMEGQICMGAIAAVGVMRALDAAGSPPGVVVASALAAGVLGGAFWAALAGVLKTAAKVHEIFGGLGLNFIAMALAVWLVFGPWKRPGIGSMSGTEPFPDAFSLPTFPGTGLSPWTLAFGAVVFTLALVLLYRTRFGLRLRAVGINARAADRLGLDSAFHLQASLALCGAAGGLLGALQVTVVHHKLIPAISGGYGYQGLLVAILAAYRPLPALGAAFFFAAANVGAVRLPIVFQLDSTFAGVLTGAVVLTVMAGVGIRQRRAERTPEPGGAVWTP, from the coding sequence GTGAGTGAAGCGACGCCGAACCCCCTCCCGGCCCTCCCCCGGAAGGCCGCCGCCGCGCTCCTCACCGGGGGGGTCACGGCGGCGTGCGCCCTCGGCCTGGCGGCCCTGCTCCTCTTCCTCGAGGGCGTCGACCCCTCGGAGGTTTTCCTGGAAATCCTCGACGGCGCCTTCGGGTCCTTCACCGGCCTCTGCCTGACCCTTCACGCCTGGGTCGCCGTCCTGATCGCGGTCGGCGGCCTGTTGATCGCCTTCGCGGGACGCCTGTGGAACATCGGGATGGAGGGGCAGATCTGCATGGGGGCCATCGCCGCCGTGGGCGTCATGCGCGCGCTGGACGCCGCCGGGTCCCCCCCCGGGGTCGTCGTGGCCTCCGCCCTCGCGGCGGGGGTCCTGGGCGGGGCCTTCTGGGCCGCCCTGGCGGGCGTGCTCAAGACCGCCGCGAAGGTGCACGAGATCTTCGGTGGCCTCGGCCTGAATTTCATCGCCATGGCCCTGGCGGTCTGGCTGGTCTTCGGGCCCTGGAAACGGCCGGGGATCGGCTCCATGAGCGGGACGGAACCGTTCCCGGACGCCTTCTCCCTCCCGACGTTCCCCGGGACCGGCCTGAGCCCCTGGACCCTGGCCTTCGGGGCCGTGGTGTTCACCCTCGCCCTGGTCCTCCTGTACCGGACGCGGTTCGGCCTCCGGCTCCGGGCCGTCGGGATCAACGCCCGGGCCGCGGACCGCCTCGGGCTGGACAGCGCGTTCCACCTCCAGGCGTCCCTGGCGCTCTGCGGGGCCGCGGGGGGCCTGCTGGGGGCCCTCCAGGTGACCGTGGTCCACCACAAGCTGATCCCCGCCATCTCGGGCGGGTACGGCTACCAGGGCCTCCTGGTGGCGATCCTCGCCGCCTACCGCCCCCTCCCCGCGCTCGGGGCCGCCTTCTTCTTCGCGGCCGCCAACGTGGGCGCCGTTCGGCTCCCCATCGTTTTCCAGCTGGACTCCACCTTCGCCGGCGTGCTCACCGGGGCCGTGGTCCTCACCGTCATGGCCGGCGTGGGGATACGGCAGCGCCGGGCGGAGCGCACCCCCGAGCCGGGAGGCGCCGTATGGACGCCCTGA
- a CDS encoding CCA tRNA nucleotidyltransferase — protein MPAELRIDSPRYETAVRIVRRLRDNGYAALLAGGVVRDALMGRAHEADIDIATAAPPDAVMRLFPRHAAVGVNFGVVIVVEDGHPFEVATFRSDDAYLDGRRPVRVSYTTPEEDAARRDFTLNGLFYDPLEDRLLDFVGGAADIRARVIRAIGNPEDRFAEDHLRILRAIRFAARLDFGIDPATWSAIRNRAGTLTRISRERIRDELVKSLTRPGAGRALRLFLEAGVLAVILPEAAAMAGVNQPEAFHPEGDVFTHTCLMYDHAVYPLTTELALGILLHDVGKPPTYREAADRIRFDGHPETGARMARRILERLKFSRAETETVEALVREHLRFIHVKQMRPSTLKRFLRMSDFGAHLELHRLDCLASHRDLSHHAFCAERLAELGAEALRPPPLLGGDDLIALGLTPGPRFKAILSELEDLQLEGRLTTRDEALDHVRASHLH, from the coding sequence ATGCCCGCTGAACTCCGGATCGACTCCCCCCGTTACGAGACGGCGGTGCGCATCGTCCGCCGGCTCCGGGACAACGGCTACGCCGCGCTCCTGGCCGGGGGCGTCGTGCGGGACGCCCTCATGGGGCGGGCGCACGAGGCGGACATCGACATCGCCACCGCCGCCCCGCCCGACGCGGTGATGCGGCTCTTCCCCCGGCACGCCGCCGTGGGGGTCAACTTCGGGGTGGTCATCGTCGTCGAGGACGGCCACCCCTTCGAGGTGGCCACCTTCCGGAGCGACGACGCCTACCTCGACGGGCGCCGGCCCGTCCGCGTGAGCTACACCACGCCCGAGGAAGACGCGGCGCGCCGGGACTTCACCTTGAACGGCCTCTTCTACGACCCGCTGGAAGACCGGCTCCTCGATTTCGTGGGCGGCGCCGCGGACATCCGCGCCCGCGTCATCCGCGCCATCGGCAACCCGGAGGACCGCTTCGCCGAGGACCACCTGCGGATCCTGCGGGCGATCCGGTTCGCCGCGCGGCTCGACTTCGGGATCGACCCCGCCACCTGGTCCGCCATCCGGAACCGGGCCGGCACGCTCACGCGGATCTCCCGGGAGCGCATCCGGGACGAGCTGGTCAAGTCCCTCACCCGGCCGGGCGCGGGGCGGGCCCTGCGCCTCTTCCTCGAAGCGGGGGTCCTGGCGGTGATCCTGCCCGAGGCCGCCGCCATGGCGGGGGTGAATCAGCCCGAGGCCTTCCACCCCGAGGGGGACGTCTTCACCCACACCTGCCTGATGTACGACCACGCGGTCTACCCCCTCACCACGGAACTGGCCCTGGGGATCCTCCTGCACGACGTGGGGAAGCCGCCCACCTACCGCGAGGCCGCCGACCGGATCCGCTTCGACGGCCACCCCGAGACCGGCGCGCGGATGGCCCGGCGCATCCTGGAGCGGCTGAAGTTCAGCCGGGCGGAGACCGAGACCGTCGAGGCCCTCGTCCGCGAACACCTCCGGTTCATCCACGTGAAACAGATGCGCCCGTCCACCCTCAAGCGCTTCCTCCGGATGAGCGATTTCGGGGCCCACCTCGAACTGCACCGCCTCGACTGCCTGGCCTCGCACCGGGACCTCTCCCACCACGCCTTCTGCGCCGAGCGCCTGGCCGAACTGGGCGCCGAGGCGCTCCGCCCCCCGCCCCTCCTGGGGGGCGACGACCTGATCGCACTGGGGCTGACCCCGGGCCCGCGCTTCAAGGCGATCCTGTCCGAACTGGAGGACCTCCAGCTCGAGGGGCGTCTCACCACGCGCGACGAAGCGCTGGACCACGTGCGCGCGAGCCACCTGCACTGA
- a CDS encoding ATP-binding cassette domain-containing protein, producing the protein MLEVLNITKSWGPVRANRDITLTAAPGTVLGVLGENGAGKSTLGKVLSGFVRPDAGEVRLDGRRVTPGSPAAALSAGVGMLHQDPLDFPPQTVLENYLAGPGTGFFLRQKTARAELRRSAADLGFDLDPGVPVGDLTVGERQQLEILRLLRTGVRVLILDEPTTGISAAQGEALARAVRSLSARGVTVLLVSHKLKEVQDLCDRIAVLRDGALQGVLDPPFDTATLVRLMFGRDAFPAESTPPRSGPPLLRLRGLTLDGGRLRAGPVDLDLAEGSITGLAGMDGSGQGLFLRACAGLLPASAGTVEVHDGSGFRPSPPRSLRARAVFCPAARLDEGIFPGMTVAEHLALATPRAAFFRRPTAGDDDARAAIERFGIRGQPGTDAVALSGGNQQKLLLAMLPEKARLLCLEHPTRGLDLEAAAQVRRHLSDRAAKGAAILFSSADLDEVLGFSHQVLVFFAGAVRGPFPAASLSVGQLGRMMGGAGE; encoded by the coding sequence ATGCTCGAGGTCCTGAACATCACGAAAAGCTGGGGCCCCGTGCGGGCGAACCGCGACATCACCCTCACGGCCGCGCCGGGGACCGTCCTCGGGGTCCTCGGCGAGAACGGCGCCGGGAAGAGCACGCTGGGGAAGGTCCTGTCGGGTTTCGTCCGGCCCGACGCGGGCGAGGTCCGGCTGGACGGCCGCAGGGTCACGCCGGGCTCCCCCGCGGCCGCCCTGTCGGCCGGGGTCGGCATGCTCCACCAGGACCCCCTGGACTTCCCGCCCCAGACCGTCCTCGAGAACTACCTGGCCGGACCGGGGACAGGTTTTTTCCTCCGCCAGAAGACAGCCCGGGCCGAGCTTCGCCGGTCGGCCGCCGACCTCGGTTTCGACCTGGACCCCGGCGTCCCCGTCGGGGACCTCACGGTGGGCGAACGCCAGCAACTGGAAATCCTGCGCCTCCTCCGCACCGGCGTCCGGGTGCTGATCCTCGACGAACCCACCACCGGGATCAGCGCCGCCCAGGGCGAAGCGCTGGCGCGCGCGGTGAGGTCCCTGTCGGCCCGGGGGGTCACCGTCCTCCTCGTTTCACACAAGCTCAAGGAAGTCCAGGACTTGTGCGACAGGATCGCCGTGCTCCGGGACGGGGCCCTCCAGGGCGTGCTCGACCCGCCCTTCGACACGGCGACCCTGGTGCGCCTCATGTTCGGCCGGGACGCCTTCCCCGCCGAGTCGACGCCCCCCCGGTCGGGCCCGCCCCTCCTTCGCCTGCGGGGCCTGACCCTCGACGGGGGCCGCCTGAGGGCCGGACCCGTGGACCTCGACCTCGCGGAGGGGTCCATCACCGGTCTCGCCGGAATGGACGGGAGCGGCCAGGGCCTTTTCCTGCGGGCCTGCGCCGGGCTCCTCCCCGCGAGCGCCGGCACCGTCGAGGTCCACGACGGGAGCGGTTTCCGGCCCTCGCCGCCCCGCTCCCTGCGCGCCCGGGCGGTGTTCTGCCCGGCCGCCCGGCTCGACGAGGGGATCTTCCCCGGGATGACCGTCGCCGAGCACCTCGCCCTCGCGACCCCGCGGGCCGCGTTTTTCCGGCGGCCAACCGCCGGGGACGACGACGCCCGGGCGGCGATCGAGCGGTTCGGGATCCGCGGGCAGCCGGGCACGGACGCCGTGGCCCTCTCCGGGGGGAACCAGCAGAAGCTGCTCCTGGCCATGCTGCCGGAAAAAGCCCGGCTCCTCTGCCTCGAGCACCCCACCCGGGGCCTGGACCTGGAGGCCGCCGCCCAGGTCCGGCGGCACCTGTCGGACCGGGCCGCGAAGGGGGCCGCCATCCTCTTCAGTTCCGCGGACCTGGACGAGGTCCTGGGGTTTTCGCACCAGGTCCTGGTCTTCTTCGCGGGCGCCGTGCGGGGGCCTTTCCCGGCCGCGTCCCTCTCGGTCGGGCAGCTGGGGCGGATGATGGGGGGCGCCGGTGAGTGA